A region of Natribaculum luteum DNA encodes the following proteins:
- a CDS encoding transcription elongation factor Spt5, translated as MSIYAVKTTASQEGTVADMIINREESEIHAALAPDSLTSYVMVEADNDAVLERVLEEIPHARSIVPGESDISEVEHFLSPKPDVEGIAEGDIVELIAGPFKGEKAQVQRIDEGKDQVTVELYEATVPIPVTVRGDQIRVLDSEER; from the coding sequence ATGTCGATCTACGCCGTAAAGACGACCGCGAGCCAGGAAGGCACGGTCGCGGACATGATCATCAACCGTGAAGAGTCAGAGATCCACGCCGCGCTCGCGCCCGACTCGCTCACGTCGTACGTGATGGTCGAGGCAGACAACGACGCGGTCCTCGAGCGCGTTCTGGAAGAAATCCCGCACGCGCGGAGCATCGTCCCCGGCGAGTCGGACATCTCCGAGGTCGAGCACTTCCTCTCGCCCAAGCCGGACGTCGAGGGGATCGCCGAGGGCGACATCGTCGAACTCATCGCCGGCCCGTTCAAAGGCGAGAAAGCGCAGGTACAGCGCATCGACGAAGGGAAAGATCAGGTGACGGTCGAACTGTACGAGGCGACGGTTCCGATCCCCGTTACGGTACGTGGCGACCAGATTCGGGTCCTGGACAGCGAAGAGCGATAA
- a CDS encoding protein translocase SEC61 complex subunit gamma has protein sequence MDVPYDLTSYVRVLKMATTPGKNEFLQVAKIAGAGILLVGLMGFLIGGVMLLLTGGF, from the coding sequence ATGGACGTTCCGTACGACCTCACCTCGTACGTTCGGGTGCTGAAGATGGCGACGACACCCGGGAAGAATGAGTTCCTCCAGGTTGCGAAGATTGCCGGTGCTGGCATCCTGCTCGTCGGACTCATGGGCTTCCTGATCGGTGGCGTCATGCTCCTACTGACGGGTGGGTTCTGA